A region of Salvia splendens isolate huo1 chromosome 17, SspV2, whole genome shotgun sequence DNA encodes the following proteins:
- the LOC121774279 gene encoding uncharacterized protein LOC121774279, protein MLDGYLHVSEQTGRECLAKFCRAVIETFKNAYLRKPTTDDTKMMVNMHERVHEFPGMLGSIDSMHWQWKNCPIAWRRHYTSGHKGTYPTIVLETVADQRLLIWLDLNVLNESLMFNNLCVGRAPNIEFTANRRRYSMGYFLADGIYPRWLVFVKTITCPTTPKRSLFARKQEAARKDVEHTFGVLQARLDIVKGAARG, encoded by the coding sequence ATGTTGGATGggtatctccatgtaagcgagcaAACTGGACGAGAGTGCCTAGCTAAATTCTGTCGGGCAGTCATTGAAACATTCAAGAATGcatacttgagaaagccaacgaccgacgatACCAAGATGATGGTGAACATGCACGAGCGGGTCCACGAATTCCCCGGGATGCTGGGCAGCATCGACtctatgcactggcagtggaagaattgtccaataGCTTGGAGAAGACACTATACTAGCGGGCACAAAGGCACATATCCGACGATCGTGTTGGAGACCGTTGCCGACCAACGATTGTTGATCTGGctcgacctcaatgtgttgaacgagtctctAATGTTCAACAACCTTTGTGTCGGGCGAGCGCCGAACatagagttcacggccaaccGTCGTCGGTATAGTATGGGATACTTTCTGGCAGATGGGATCTACCCCCGATGGCtcgtgttcgtgaagactatcacatgtCCGACAACACCGAAGAGGTCATTGTTCGCCCGAAAGCAAGAGGCAGCTCGGAAAGATGTGGAGCATacattcggagtcctccaagcacGGTTGGATATAGTAAAAGGAGCGGCCCGTGGATGA